The following coding sequences lie in one Saccopteryx bilineata isolate mSacBil1 chromosome 5, mSacBil1_pri_phased_curated, whole genome shotgun sequence genomic window:
- the BIN1 gene encoding myc box-dependent-interacting protein 1 isoform X5 gives MAEMGSKGVTAGKIASNVQKKLTRAQEKVLQKLGKADETKDEQFEQCVQNFNKQLSEGSRLQKDLRTYLASVKAMHEASKKLSECLQEVYEPDWPGREEANKIAENNDLLWMDYHQKLVDQALLTMDTYLGQFPDIKSRIAKRGRKLVDYDSARHHYESLQTAKKKDEAKIAKAEEELIKAQKVFEEMNVDLQEELPSLWNSRVGFYVNTFQSIAGLEENFHKEMSKLNQNLNDVLVSLEKQHGSNTFTVKAQPSDSAPGKGNKSPSPPPDSSPAATPEIRVNHEPELTSAVIPGAALPKSPSQLRKGPPVPPPPKHTPSKEVKQEQILSLFDDTFVPEISVTTPSQFEALGPFSEQASLLDLDFDPLPPVASPVKAPMPSSQPIPWDLWEPTESPAGSLPSREPSAAEGTFAVAWPSQMVEPGPVQPAEASEVASGTQPAVGAQEPGEAATSEAASNSLPAVVAETFSAAVNGTVEGGSAAVRLDLPPGFMFKVQAQHDYTATDTDELQLKAGDVVLVIPFQNPEEQDEGWLMGVKESDWNQHKDLDKCRGVFPENFTERVQ, from the exons AGTGAGGGCAGCCGGCTACAGAAGGACCTCCGGACCTACCTGGCCTCAGTCAAAG CCATGCACGAAGCCTCCAAGAAGCTGAGCGAGTGTCTGCAGGAAGTGTACGAGCCCGACTGGCCCGGCCGGGAGGAAGCAAACAAGATTGCTGAG AACAATGACCTGCTCTGGATGGATTACCACCAGAAGCTGGTGGACCAGGCACTGCTGACCATGGACACGTACCTGGGCCAGTTCCCTGACATCAAG TCACGCATTGCCAAGCGGGGGCGGAAGCTGGTGGACTATGACAGTGCCCGGCATCACTACGAGTCTCTTCAAACGGCCAAAAAGAAGGATGAAGCCAAAATTGCCAAG GCCGAGGAGGAGCTTATTAAAGCCCAGAAGGTATTTGAGGAGATGAATGTAGACCTGCAGGAGGAGCTGCCATCTCTGTGGAACAG CCGCGTAGGCTTCTATGTCAACACGTTTCAGAGCATTGCGGGCCTGGAGGAGAACTTCCACAAGGAGATGAGTAAG CTCAACCAGAACCTCAACGACGTGCTGGTCAGCCTGGAGAAGCAGCACGGCAGCAACACCTTCACGGTCAAGGCCCAGCCCAG TGACAGCGCCCCCGGAAAAGGGAACAAGAGCCCTTCGCCTCCGCCGGATAGCTCCCCTGCAGCCACCCCGGAAATCAGAGTCAACCATGAGCCTGAACTGACCAGTGCGGTTATCCCTGGGGCTGCCCTCCCCAAGTCCCCATCTCAG CTCCGGAAAGGCCCACCAGTCCCTCCGCCTCCCAAACACACCCCGTCCAAGGAAGTAAAGCAGGAGCAGATCCTCAGCCTGTTTGATGACACCTTTGTCCCTGAAATCAGCGTGACCACCCCTTCCCAG TTTGAGGCACTGGGGCCTTTCTCGGAGCAGGCCAGCCTGCTGGACCTGGACTTTGACCCTCTCCCACCTGTGGCGAGCCCTGTGAAGGCACCCATGCCCTCCAGTCAG CCAATCCCGTGGGACCTCTGGGAG CCCACAGAGAGTCCAGctggcagcttaccttccagggAGCCCAGTGCTGCCGAGGGCACCTTTGCTGTGGCCTGGCCCAGCCAGATGGTCGAGCCAGGGCCTGTGCAA CCAGCAGAGGCCTCGGAGGTGGCGAGTGGGACCCAACCTGCTGTGGGAGCCCAGGAGCCTGGGGAGGCGGCCACGAGTGAAGCAGCCTCC AACTCTCTGCCTGCTGTCGTGGCGGAGACCTTCTCAGCAGCTGTGAACGGCACCGTGGAGGGTGGCAGTGCGGCTGTGCGCTTGGACCTGCCCCCGGGCTTCATGTTTAAG GTGCAGGCCCAGCATGACTACACGGCTACCGATACAGACGAGCTGCAGCTTAAAGCTGGGGATGTTGTGCTGGTGATCCCCTTCCAGAATCCCGAGGAGCAG GATGAAGGCTGGCTGATGGGTGTGAAGGAGAGCGACTGGAACCAGCACAAGGACTTGGACAAATGCCGGGGCGTCTTCCCTGAGAACTTTACTGAGCGCGTTCAGTGA
- the BIN1 gene encoding myc box-dependent-interacting protein 1 isoform X1, whose amino-acid sequence MAEMGSKGVTAGKIASNVQKKLTRAQEKVLQKLGKADETKDEQFEQCVQNFNKQLSEGSRLQKDLRTYLASVKAMHEASKKLSECLQEVYEPDWPGREEANKIAENNDLLWMDYHQKLVDQALLTMDTYLGQFPDIKSRIAKRGRKLVDYDSARHHYESLQTAKKKDEAKIAKPVSLLEKAAPQWCQGKLQAHLVAQTNLLRNQAEEELIKAQKVFEEMNVDLQEELPSLWNSRVGFYVNTFQSIAGLEENFHKEMSKLNQNLNDVLVSLEKQHGSNTFTVKAQPRKKTKLFSRLRRKKNSDSAPGKGNKSPSPPPDSSPAATPEIRVNHEPELTSAVIPGAALPKSPSQLRKGPPVPPPPKHTPSKEVKQEQILSLFDDTFVPEISVTTPSQFEALGPFSEQASLLDLDFDPLPPVASPVKAPMPSSQPIPWDLWEPTESPAGSLPSREPSAAEGTFAVAWPSQMVEPGPVQPAEASEVASGTQPAVGAQEPGEAATSEAASNSLPAVVAETFSAAVNGTVEGGSAAVRLDLPPGFMFKVQAQHDYTATDTDELQLKAGDVVLVIPFQNPEEQDEGWLMGVKESDWNQHKDLDKCRGVFPENFTERVQ is encoded by the exons AGTGAGGGCAGCCGGCTACAGAAGGACCTCCGGACCTACCTGGCCTCAGTCAAAG CCATGCACGAAGCCTCCAAGAAGCTGAGCGAGTGTCTGCAGGAAGTGTACGAGCCCGACTGGCCCGGCCGGGAGGAAGCAAACAAGATTGCTGAG AACAATGACCTGCTCTGGATGGATTACCACCAGAAGCTGGTGGACCAGGCACTGCTGACCATGGACACGTACCTGGGCCAGTTCCCTGACATCAAG TCACGCATTGCCAAGCGGGGGCGGAAGCTGGTGGACTATGACAGTGCCCGGCATCACTACGAGTCTCTTCAAACGGCCAAAAAGAAGGATGAAGCCAAAATTGCCAAG CCTGTCTCGCTGCTTGAGAAAGCCGCCCCCCAGTGGTGCCAAGGCAAACTGCAGGCTCATCTTGTAGCTCAAACTAACCTGCTCCGAAATCAG GCCGAGGAGGAGCTTATTAAAGCCCAGAAGGTATTTGAGGAGATGAATGTAGACCTGCAGGAGGAGCTGCCATCTCTGTGGAACAG CCGCGTAGGCTTCTATGTCAACACGTTTCAGAGCATTGCGGGCCTGGAGGAGAACTTCCACAAGGAGATGAGTAAG CTCAACCAGAACCTCAACGACGTGCTGGTCAGCCTGGAGAAGCAGCACGGCAGCAACACCTTCACGGTCAAGGCCCAGCCCAG aaagaaaactaaactgTTCTCCCGACTGCGCAGAAAGAAGAACAG TGACAGCGCCCCCGGAAAAGGGAACAAGAGCCCTTCGCCTCCGCCGGATAGCTCCCCTGCAGCCACCCCGGAAATCAGAGTCAACCATGAGCCTGAACTGACCAGTGCGGTTATCCCTGGGGCTGCCCTCCCCAAGTCCCCATCTCAG CTCCGGAAAGGCCCACCAGTCCCTCCGCCTCCCAAACACACCCCGTCCAAGGAAGTAAAGCAGGAGCAGATCCTCAGCCTGTTTGATGACACCTTTGTCCCTGAAATCAGCGTGACCACCCCTTCCCAG TTTGAGGCACTGGGGCCTTTCTCGGAGCAGGCCAGCCTGCTGGACCTGGACTTTGACCCTCTCCCACCTGTGGCGAGCCCTGTGAAGGCACCCATGCCCTCCAGTCAG CCAATCCCGTGGGACCTCTGGGAG CCCACAGAGAGTCCAGctggcagcttaccttccagggAGCCCAGTGCTGCCGAGGGCACCTTTGCTGTGGCCTGGCCCAGCCAGATGGTCGAGCCAGGGCCTGTGCAA CCAGCAGAGGCCTCGGAGGTGGCGAGTGGGACCCAACCTGCTGTGGGAGCCCAGGAGCCTGGGGAGGCGGCCACGAGTGAAGCAGCCTCC AACTCTCTGCCTGCTGTCGTGGCGGAGACCTTCTCAGCAGCTGTGAACGGCACCGTGGAGGGTGGCAGTGCGGCTGTGCGCTTGGACCTGCCCCCGGGCTTCATGTTTAAG GTGCAGGCCCAGCATGACTACACGGCTACCGATACAGACGAGCTGCAGCTTAAAGCTGGGGATGTTGTGCTGGTGATCCCCTTCCAGAATCCCGAGGAGCAG GATGAAGGCTGGCTGATGGGTGTGAAGGAGAGCGACTGGAACCAGCACAAGGACTTGGACAAATGCCGGGGCGTCTTCCCTGAGAACTTTACTGAGCGCGTTCAGTGA
- the BIN1 gene encoding myc box-dependent-interacting protein 1 isoform X2, with amino-acid sequence MAEMGSKGVTAGKIASNVQKKLTRAQEKVLQKLGKADETKDEQFEQCVQNFNKQLSEGSRLQKDLRTYLASVKAMHEASKKLSECLQEVYEPDWPGREEANKIAENNDLLWMDYHQKLVDQALLTMDTYLGQFPDIKSRIAKRGRKLVDYDSARHHYESLQTAKKKDEAKIAKPVSLLEKAAPQWCQGKLQAHLVAQTNLLRNQAEEELIKAQKVFEEMNVDLQEELPSLWNSRVGFYVNTFQSIAGLEENFHKEMSKLNQNLNDVLVSLEKQHGSNTFTVKAQPSDSAPGKGNKSPSPPPDSSPAATPEIRVNHEPELTSAVIPGAALPKSPSQLRKGPPVPPPPKHTPSKEVKQEQILSLFDDTFVPEISVTTPSQFEALGPFSEQASLLDLDFDPLPPVASPVKAPMPSSQPIPWDLWEPTESPAGSLPSREPSAAEGTFAVAWPSQMVEPGPVQPAEASEVASGTQPAVGAQEPGEAATSEAASNSLPAVVAETFSAAVNGTVEGGSAAVRLDLPPGFMFKVQAQHDYTATDTDELQLKAGDVVLVIPFQNPEEQDEGWLMGVKESDWNQHKDLDKCRGVFPENFTERVQ; translated from the exons AGTGAGGGCAGCCGGCTACAGAAGGACCTCCGGACCTACCTGGCCTCAGTCAAAG CCATGCACGAAGCCTCCAAGAAGCTGAGCGAGTGTCTGCAGGAAGTGTACGAGCCCGACTGGCCCGGCCGGGAGGAAGCAAACAAGATTGCTGAG AACAATGACCTGCTCTGGATGGATTACCACCAGAAGCTGGTGGACCAGGCACTGCTGACCATGGACACGTACCTGGGCCAGTTCCCTGACATCAAG TCACGCATTGCCAAGCGGGGGCGGAAGCTGGTGGACTATGACAGTGCCCGGCATCACTACGAGTCTCTTCAAACGGCCAAAAAGAAGGATGAAGCCAAAATTGCCAAG CCTGTCTCGCTGCTTGAGAAAGCCGCCCCCCAGTGGTGCCAAGGCAAACTGCAGGCTCATCTTGTAGCTCAAACTAACCTGCTCCGAAATCAG GCCGAGGAGGAGCTTATTAAAGCCCAGAAGGTATTTGAGGAGATGAATGTAGACCTGCAGGAGGAGCTGCCATCTCTGTGGAACAG CCGCGTAGGCTTCTATGTCAACACGTTTCAGAGCATTGCGGGCCTGGAGGAGAACTTCCACAAGGAGATGAGTAAG CTCAACCAGAACCTCAACGACGTGCTGGTCAGCCTGGAGAAGCAGCACGGCAGCAACACCTTCACGGTCAAGGCCCAGCCCAG TGACAGCGCCCCCGGAAAAGGGAACAAGAGCCCTTCGCCTCCGCCGGATAGCTCCCCTGCAGCCACCCCGGAAATCAGAGTCAACCATGAGCCTGAACTGACCAGTGCGGTTATCCCTGGGGCTGCCCTCCCCAAGTCCCCATCTCAG CTCCGGAAAGGCCCACCAGTCCCTCCGCCTCCCAAACACACCCCGTCCAAGGAAGTAAAGCAGGAGCAGATCCTCAGCCTGTTTGATGACACCTTTGTCCCTGAAATCAGCGTGACCACCCCTTCCCAG TTTGAGGCACTGGGGCCTTTCTCGGAGCAGGCCAGCCTGCTGGACCTGGACTTTGACCCTCTCCCACCTGTGGCGAGCCCTGTGAAGGCACCCATGCCCTCCAGTCAG CCAATCCCGTGGGACCTCTGGGAG CCCACAGAGAGTCCAGctggcagcttaccttccagggAGCCCAGTGCTGCCGAGGGCACCTTTGCTGTGGCCTGGCCCAGCCAGATGGTCGAGCCAGGGCCTGTGCAA CCAGCAGAGGCCTCGGAGGTGGCGAGTGGGACCCAACCTGCTGTGGGAGCCCAGGAGCCTGGGGAGGCGGCCACGAGTGAAGCAGCCTCC AACTCTCTGCCTGCTGTCGTGGCGGAGACCTTCTCAGCAGCTGTGAACGGCACCGTGGAGGGTGGCAGTGCGGCTGTGCGCTTGGACCTGCCCCCGGGCTTCATGTTTAAG GTGCAGGCCCAGCATGACTACACGGCTACCGATACAGACGAGCTGCAGCTTAAAGCTGGGGATGTTGTGCTGGTGATCCCCTTCCAGAATCCCGAGGAGCAG GATGAAGGCTGGCTGATGGGTGTGAAGGAGAGCGACTGGAACCAGCACAAGGACTTGGACAAATGCCGGGGCGTCTTCCCTGAGAACTTTACTGAGCGCGTTCAGTGA
- the BIN1 gene encoding myc box-dependent-interacting protein 1 isoform X6, whose product MAEMGSKGVTAGKIASNVQKKLTRAQEKVLQKLGKADETKDEQFEQCVQNFNKQLSEGSRLQKDLRTYLASVKAMHEASKKLSECLQEVYEPDWPGREEANKIAENNDLLWMDYHQKLVDQALLTMDTYLGQFPDIKSRIAKRGRKLVDYDSARHHYESLQTAKKKDEAKIAKPVSLLEKAAPQWCQGKLQAHLVAQTNLLRNQAEEELIKAQKVFEEMNVDLQEELPSLWNSRVGFYVNTFQSIAGLEENFHKEMSKLNQNLNDVLVSLEKQHGSNTFTVKAQPSDSAPGKGNKSPSPPPDSSPAATPEIRVNHEPELTSAVIPGAALPKSPSQFEALGPFSEQASLLDLDFDPLPPVASPVKAPMPSSQPIPWDLWEPTESPAGSLPSREPSAAEGTFAVAWPSQMVEPGPVQPAEASEVASGTQPAVGAQEPGEAATSEAASNSLPAVVAETFSAAVNGTVEGGSAAVRLDLPPGFMFKVQAQHDYTATDTDELQLKAGDVVLVIPFQNPEEQDEGWLMGVKESDWNQHKDLDKCRGVFPENFTERVQ is encoded by the exons AGTGAGGGCAGCCGGCTACAGAAGGACCTCCGGACCTACCTGGCCTCAGTCAAAG CCATGCACGAAGCCTCCAAGAAGCTGAGCGAGTGTCTGCAGGAAGTGTACGAGCCCGACTGGCCCGGCCGGGAGGAAGCAAACAAGATTGCTGAG AACAATGACCTGCTCTGGATGGATTACCACCAGAAGCTGGTGGACCAGGCACTGCTGACCATGGACACGTACCTGGGCCAGTTCCCTGACATCAAG TCACGCATTGCCAAGCGGGGGCGGAAGCTGGTGGACTATGACAGTGCCCGGCATCACTACGAGTCTCTTCAAACGGCCAAAAAGAAGGATGAAGCCAAAATTGCCAAG CCTGTCTCGCTGCTTGAGAAAGCCGCCCCCCAGTGGTGCCAAGGCAAACTGCAGGCTCATCTTGTAGCTCAAACTAACCTGCTCCGAAATCAG GCCGAGGAGGAGCTTATTAAAGCCCAGAAGGTATTTGAGGAGATGAATGTAGACCTGCAGGAGGAGCTGCCATCTCTGTGGAACAG CCGCGTAGGCTTCTATGTCAACACGTTTCAGAGCATTGCGGGCCTGGAGGAGAACTTCCACAAGGAGATGAGTAAG CTCAACCAGAACCTCAACGACGTGCTGGTCAGCCTGGAGAAGCAGCACGGCAGCAACACCTTCACGGTCAAGGCCCAGCCCAG TGACAGCGCCCCCGGAAAAGGGAACAAGAGCCCTTCGCCTCCGCCGGATAGCTCCCCTGCAGCCACCCCGGAAATCAGAGTCAACCATGAGCCTGAACTGACCAGTGCGGTTATCCCTGGGGCTGCCCTCCCCAAGTCCCCATCTCAG TTTGAGGCACTGGGGCCTTTCTCGGAGCAGGCCAGCCTGCTGGACCTGGACTTTGACCCTCTCCCACCTGTGGCGAGCCCTGTGAAGGCACCCATGCCCTCCAGTCAG CCAATCCCGTGGGACCTCTGGGAG CCCACAGAGAGTCCAGctggcagcttaccttccagggAGCCCAGTGCTGCCGAGGGCACCTTTGCTGTGGCCTGGCCCAGCCAGATGGTCGAGCCAGGGCCTGTGCAA CCAGCAGAGGCCTCGGAGGTGGCGAGTGGGACCCAACCTGCTGTGGGAGCCCAGGAGCCTGGGGAGGCGGCCACGAGTGAAGCAGCCTCC AACTCTCTGCCTGCTGTCGTGGCGGAGACCTTCTCAGCAGCTGTGAACGGCACCGTGGAGGGTGGCAGTGCGGCTGTGCGCTTGGACCTGCCCCCGGGCTTCATGTTTAAG GTGCAGGCCCAGCATGACTACACGGCTACCGATACAGACGAGCTGCAGCTTAAAGCTGGGGATGTTGTGCTGGTGATCCCCTTCCAGAATCCCGAGGAGCAG GATGAAGGCTGGCTGATGGGTGTGAAGGAGAGCGACTGGAACCAGCACAAGGACTTGGACAAATGCCGGGGCGTCTTCCCTGAGAACTTTACTGAGCGCGTTCAGTGA
- the BIN1 gene encoding myc box-dependent-interacting protein 1 isoform X4 — MAEMGSKGVTAGKIASNVQKKLTRAQEKVLQKLGKADETKDEQFEQCVQNFNKQLSEGSRLQKDLRTYLASVKAMHEASKKLSECLQEVYEPDWPGREEANKIAENNDLLWMDYHQKLVDQALLTMDTYLGQFPDIKSRIAKRGRKLVDYDSARHHYESLQTAKKKDEAKIAKAEEELIKAQKVFEEMNVDLQEELPSLWNSRVGFYVNTFQSIAGLEENFHKEMSKLNQNLNDVLVSLEKQHGSNTFTVKAQPRKKTKLFSRLRRKKNSDSAPGKGNKSPSPPPDSSPAATPEIRVNHEPELTSAVIPGAALPKSPSQLRKGPPVPPPPKHTPSKEVKQEQILSLFDDTFVPEISVTTPSQFEALGPFSEQASLLDLDFDPLPPVASPVKAPMPSSQPIPWDLWEPTESPAGSLPSREPSAAEGTFAVAWPSQMVEPGPVQPAEASEVASGTQPAVGAQEPGEAATSEAASNSLPAVVAETFSAAVNGTVEGGSAAVRLDLPPGFMFKVQAQHDYTATDTDELQLKAGDVVLVIPFQNPEEQDEGWLMGVKESDWNQHKDLDKCRGVFPENFTERVQ, encoded by the exons AGTGAGGGCAGCCGGCTACAGAAGGACCTCCGGACCTACCTGGCCTCAGTCAAAG CCATGCACGAAGCCTCCAAGAAGCTGAGCGAGTGTCTGCAGGAAGTGTACGAGCCCGACTGGCCCGGCCGGGAGGAAGCAAACAAGATTGCTGAG AACAATGACCTGCTCTGGATGGATTACCACCAGAAGCTGGTGGACCAGGCACTGCTGACCATGGACACGTACCTGGGCCAGTTCCCTGACATCAAG TCACGCATTGCCAAGCGGGGGCGGAAGCTGGTGGACTATGACAGTGCCCGGCATCACTACGAGTCTCTTCAAACGGCCAAAAAGAAGGATGAAGCCAAAATTGCCAAG GCCGAGGAGGAGCTTATTAAAGCCCAGAAGGTATTTGAGGAGATGAATGTAGACCTGCAGGAGGAGCTGCCATCTCTGTGGAACAG CCGCGTAGGCTTCTATGTCAACACGTTTCAGAGCATTGCGGGCCTGGAGGAGAACTTCCACAAGGAGATGAGTAAG CTCAACCAGAACCTCAACGACGTGCTGGTCAGCCTGGAGAAGCAGCACGGCAGCAACACCTTCACGGTCAAGGCCCAGCCCAG aaagaaaactaaactgTTCTCCCGACTGCGCAGAAAGAAGAACAG TGACAGCGCCCCCGGAAAAGGGAACAAGAGCCCTTCGCCTCCGCCGGATAGCTCCCCTGCAGCCACCCCGGAAATCAGAGTCAACCATGAGCCTGAACTGACCAGTGCGGTTATCCCTGGGGCTGCCCTCCCCAAGTCCCCATCTCAG CTCCGGAAAGGCCCACCAGTCCCTCCGCCTCCCAAACACACCCCGTCCAAGGAAGTAAAGCAGGAGCAGATCCTCAGCCTGTTTGATGACACCTTTGTCCCTGAAATCAGCGTGACCACCCCTTCCCAG TTTGAGGCACTGGGGCCTTTCTCGGAGCAGGCCAGCCTGCTGGACCTGGACTTTGACCCTCTCCCACCTGTGGCGAGCCCTGTGAAGGCACCCATGCCCTCCAGTCAG CCAATCCCGTGGGACCTCTGGGAG CCCACAGAGAGTCCAGctggcagcttaccttccagggAGCCCAGTGCTGCCGAGGGCACCTTTGCTGTGGCCTGGCCCAGCCAGATGGTCGAGCCAGGGCCTGTGCAA CCAGCAGAGGCCTCGGAGGTGGCGAGTGGGACCCAACCTGCTGTGGGAGCCCAGGAGCCTGGGGAGGCGGCCACGAGTGAAGCAGCCTCC AACTCTCTGCCTGCTGTCGTGGCGGAGACCTTCTCAGCAGCTGTGAACGGCACCGTGGAGGGTGGCAGTGCGGCTGTGCGCTTGGACCTGCCCCCGGGCTTCATGTTTAAG GTGCAGGCCCAGCATGACTACACGGCTACCGATACAGACGAGCTGCAGCTTAAAGCTGGGGATGTTGTGCTGGTGATCCCCTTCCAGAATCCCGAGGAGCAG GATGAAGGCTGGCTGATGGGTGTGAAGGAGAGCGACTGGAACCAGCACAAGGACTTGGACAAATGCCGGGGCGTCTTCCCTGAGAACTTTACTGAGCGCGTTCAGTGA
- the BIN1 gene encoding myc box-dependent-interacting protein 1 isoform X3 has product MAEMGSKGVTAGKIASNVQKKLTRAQEKVLQKLGKADETKDEQFEQCVQNFNKQLSEGSRLQKDLRTYLASVKAMHEASKKLSECLQEVYEPDWPGREEANKIAENNDLLWMDYHQKLVDQALLTMDTYLGQFPDIKSRIAKRGRKLVDYDSARHHYESLQTAKKKDEAKIAKAEEELIKAQKVFEEMNVDLQEELPSLWNSRVGFYVNTFQSIAGLEENFHKEMSKLNQNLNDVLVSLEKQHGSNTFTVKAQPRPPRPVHPHRKKTKLFSRLRRKKNSDSAPGKGNKSPSPPPDSSPAATPEIRVNHEPELTSAVIPGAALPKSPSQLRKGPPVPPPPKHTPSKEVKQEQILSLFDDTFVPEISVTTPSQFEALGPFSEQASLLDLDFDPLPPVASPVKAPMPSSQPIPWDLWEPTESPAGSLPSREPSAAEGTFAVAWPSQMVEPGPVQPAEASEVASGTQPAVGAQEPGEAATSEAASNSLPAVVAETFSAAVNGTVEGGSAAVRLDLPPGFMFKVQAQHDYTATDTDELQLKAGDVVLVIPFQNPEEQDEGWLMGVKESDWNQHKDLDKCRGVFPENFTERVQ; this is encoded by the exons AGTGAGGGCAGCCGGCTACAGAAGGACCTCCGGACCTACCTGGCCTCAGTCAAAG CCATGCACGAAGCCTCCAAGAAGCTGAGCGAGTGTCTGCAGGAAGTGTACGAGCCCGACTGGCCCGGCCGGGAGGAAGCAAACAAGATTGCTGAG AACAATGACCTGCTCTGGATGGATTACCACCAGAAGCTGGTGGACCAGGCACTGCTGACCATGGACACGTACCTGGGCCAGTTCCCTGACATCAAG TCACGCATTGCCAAGCGGGGGCGGAAGCTGGTGGACTATGACAGTGCCCGGCATCACTACGAGTCTCTTCAAACGGCCAAAAAGAAGGATGAAGCCAAAATTGCCAAG GCCGAGGAGGAGCTTATTAAAGCCCAGAAGGTATTTGAGGAGATGAATGTAGACCTGCAGGAGGAGCTGCCATCTCTGTGGAACAG CCGCGTAGGCTTCTATGTCAACACGTTTCAGAGCATTGCGGGCCTGGAGGAGAACTTCCACAAGGAGATGAGTAAG CTCAACCAGAACCTCAACGACGTGCTGGTCAGCCTGGAGAAGCAGCACGGCAGCAACACCTTCACGGTCAAGGCCCAGCCCAG GCCTCCGCGTCCCGTCCATCCccacagaaagaaaactaaactgTTCTCCCGACTGCGCAGAAAGAAGAACAG TGACAGCGCCCCCGGAAAAGGGAACAAGAGCCCTTCGCCTCCGCCGGATAGCTCCCCTGCAGCCACCCCGGAAATCAGAGTCAACCATGAGCCTGAACTGACCAGTGCGGTTATCCCTGGGGCTGCCCTCCCCAAGTCCCCATCTCAG CTCCGGAAAGGCCCACCAGTCCCTCCGCCTCCCAAACACACCCCGTCCAAGGAAGTAAAGCAGGAGCAGATCCTCAGCCTGTTTGATGACACCTTTGTCCCTGAAATCAGCGTGACCACCCCTTCCCAG TTTGAGGCACTGGGGCCTTTCTCGGAGCAGGCCAGCCTGCTGGACCTGGACTTTGACCCTCTCCCACCTGTGGCGAGCCCTGTGAAGGCACCCATGCCCTCCAGTCAG CCAATCCCGTGGGACCTCTGGGAG CCCACAGAGAGTCCAGctggcagcttaccttccagggAGCCCAGTGCTGCCGAGGGCACCTTTGCTGTGGCCTGGCCCAGCCAGATGGTCGAGCCAGGGCCTGTGCAA CCAGCAGAGGCCTCGGAGGTGGCGAGTGGGACCCAACCTGCTGTGGGAGCCCAGGAGCCTGGGGAGGCGGCCACGAGTGAAGCAGCCTCC AACTCTCTGCCTGCTGTCGTGGCGGAGACCTTCTCAGCAGCTGTGAACGGCACCGTGGAGGGTGGCAGTGCGGCTGTGCGCTTGGACCTGCCCCCGGGCTTCATGTTTAAG GTGCAGGCCCAGCATGACTACACGGCTACCGATACAGACGAGCTGCAGCTTAAAGCTGGGGATGTTGTGCTGGTGATCCCCTTCCAGAATCCCGAGGAGCAG GATGAAGGCTGGCTGATGGGTGTGAAGGAGAGCGACTGGAACCAGCACAAGGACTTGGACAAATGCCGGGGCGTCTTCCCTGAGAACTTTACTGAGCGCGTTCAGTGA